The genomic segment ATAGATTTATTAAACTCAAAATTTGTAACACTAAATGCAGGCATAGAGCCTATAGCTGAAATAGCTCAAGACATACTAACACAAGATGTAAAAAAAGAAAAAGCACTTGAAGAAAAAGTAAACGAGCTTTTAGAGAGTAACGAAGATGAAATGGATCTAATGCAGATCGATAGAAAAAATATGTTTTGGCTTGTTAAGAAAAAACTAGCCTCTGAGTTTGATGTGATTTTGTCTTTTGAAGATAGATATAGTAATGTAGCACATATTATCTTAGATGCTCTTTTGGATGATGTTTTGATAGAGTATAACGTATCAGAAAATAGAGTAAAAAATATCATCTATAACTCAATAGATGAATATCTAAAAATATATGAAAAGATAGAAGATGATGTTCTTGATAAGATAGAAAACTACAAAAGAAAGCTTATACCGGGAAGCGAAGAGTATGACTTAGTATTTGAAAAGCTATACCAAGATGAGCTTCAAAAAAGAGGTATGCTTTAATGGATGCTTATATCTACATAGAAAATGGAGTTTTTTTAAAAGCAAAAGCATTTGGAGTAGGTGGCGAGTGTGCTGCCGAGCTTGTTTTTAATACATCTCTAACAGGCTATGAAGAAATACTTACAGATCCTAGTTATGCAGGTCAGTGTGTGGTATTTACTATGCCAGAGATAGGAATTGTAGGCATAAACGATGATGATATGCAAAGCCCAAAGATACAAGCCAATACCATCATTGTAAGAAGCTACAACGAATTTGACTCAAATTTTAGATCTAAAAAAACTCTTGGCGAATTTTTCAAAGAACAAGGAAAATTTGGTGTTTATGATATAGATACAAGATATCTTACAAAGATGTTAAGAGATGAGGGTGCCTTGATGGCATACATCTCAACTACTACAAGCGATAAAGAAGCCTTAAAACAAAAGCTACAACAGGCAGGACATATACAAGATACAAACTATGTAAGCAAAGTAAGCTCAAAACAAAGCTACACCCACAACACGGCATCTTGGGATAATATATCTCAAAGTTACAAAAGTCTAAAAAGTGTTGGCAAAAAAGTAGCTGTGCTTGACTTTGGAGTAAAGAGTTCTATCTTGAATGAAATTTGCGAAGTAGGCATAGAGGTAGAGGTATATCCTCACGATACAAATGCCGATATTTTGATAGATAAATTTAAAAACAAGCAAATAAACGGTATATTTTTATCAAATGGGCCAGGCGAACCTAAAAAACTAACATCACAAATAGCCGAGATAAAAAAACTCATCCAAGCCAGAGTGCCTATCTTTGGCATCTGTCTAGGTCATCAGCTCTTATCAAATGCCTTTGGATATCCTACTTACAAGCTAAAATTTGGACAACACGGAGCAAATCATCCGGTACAAAATTTACAAACAAAAGTCATAGAGATAACCACCCAAAACCACAACTATAATGTCCCAGAAGAGATAGCCGAAGTAGCTGTCATTACCCATAGAAATTTGTTTGATAACACTATAGAAGGTGTAAAGTATAAAGACTATCCTATATTTTCAGTTCAGCACCACCCAGAAGCAAGTGGTGGGCCAAATGAAAGCAGGTATATCTTTAGGCAGTTTTTAGACATACTCTGATATGCAAGAACTCAGCTTTGCGACTATAATAGCTGTTGGATTTTTGAGTAGTTTTAGCCACTGCATAGGTATGTGTGGCGGTTTTTTGAGTTTGCAGTCTATTGCCGTGCAAAAAAAAGATAGACTTTCATCATTTTTACTAAACTCATCATATCATATAGCTAGAATTGTCTCATACTCATTGCTTGGAGCTATCTTTGGAGCTTTTGGCGGTGTCTTTGCTATCTCTTCAAACTCTAGGGCTTTACTCTTTTTTATTGTAGGTATCTTACTCGTACTTCTAGCCACAGCACTTTGGATTCGTGGAGGATTTTTACACCTTATAGAAAACGACAAAATTTCAAGACTCGTAACTAAGAGTATATTGTCACTAAGCAAAAAAGGCTTTTTAGGCTTTGCTCTTGCTGGATTTTTAAACGGTCTTTTACCTTGTGGCTTGGTTTATTATTTCTTAACTATGTCTATCATAAGCGACTCAGCTCTGCAAGGTATGCTTATAATGTTTGTATTTGGAATAAGTACACTACCAAGTATGCTAGGTGCTGTTACACTTTTTGGCTTTATCTCCGTGAAATTTAAACAGACTATGTTTAAGGTATCACTTGCGATCATAATGATAAACGGAGTTTATCTAGCATTTTTAGGATATATGGCACATGGATGATATAAAAGATAAATTTGAACAGTATCAGTATGCTATAGAGGCAAGCAACATCGTATCAAAAACAGATATAAATGGCATCATCACATTTGTAAACGATGAGTTTTGCGAGATGAGTGGATACACCAAACAAGAGCTTATAGGTAAAAATCACAATACAGTAAGGCATCCGGATGTAAGTCAAGATGTGTTTAAAAACCTATGGGATACAATACTGTCAAAAAAAGTCTACAAAGGTATAATCAAAAACCTCACAAAAGACAAAAGAACTATCTACCTACACACTACTATATCACCCATCCTAAATTCAAAAGGCGATATAGAGGAATTTGTAGCTATAAGGTATGATACTACTAAGCTCATAGAGCTAAATGAACAGCTTATATCACAAGAACAAGAGCTAAAAAAGCTAAATGAAAGCTTGGAAACGATAGTCCAAGAAAAGACCATGGAGTTAAGGGGCTTAAATGAAAATTTGCAAGATATCATAAAATCCGAAGTTGCTAAAAACGAAGAGCAAACAAAGATCATACTAACTCAGTCTCGCCTAGCATCTATGGGTGAGATGATAGCAAATATCGCTCATCAGTGGAGACAGCCTCTAAACGAGCTTAGTATTACACTTTTTAAAATGAGTAAGGATAAAAATAAATTCAACGAATCCTATGAAAAATGCAAAAACATCATAAAAAATATGTCAAACACGATAGAGGACTTTAGAAATTTCTTCTCCACAAGCAAAGCACCAGAAGCATTTTTGATATCTGATGCCTTGCATGATTCTATTATGATGCTTCAAGGGACATTTGAAAAAAAGCATATAAATGTCTCTATAAACACCGACTTTGATACTGAGGTCTTTGGCTATAAGTCTAAACTAACGCAAGTCATACTAAATATCCTAAACAATGCCAAAGATGCTTGCATAGAGCGAGATATAAAAAACAAGCAGATAAAGATAACCACATCACAAGAGCAAGATCTAGCTGTCATAAGTATATGTGATAATGCAGGTGGTATAAGTGATGAGATCATAGATAAGATATTTGAGCCTTATTTTACTACAAAGCACTCATCTCAAGGAACAGGCATAGGGCTTTGTATGTCAAAGCTTATCATAGATAAACTAAAAGGTGTTATAATTATCAAAAACAAAGACAATGGAGCTTGTTTTAGTATAAAAATACCAATAAAAGGAGAACTTAGTGAGTGAAATTTTACAAAATTTAACAATACTTTTCGTAGAAGATGAAAACGAGACAAGAAAACTCATGGAAGATGTCTTAAAATATGAATTCGCTAAAGTCATAGTAGCACAAAACGGCGATGAGGGTCTTAAAAAATTTAAAAAATATACCTCAGATATAGTAGTCAGTGATATAGCTATGCCTATACTAGATGGGCTTGATATGTCAAAAGCTATCAAAGAAATATCACCATCTACACCTATAGTGCTTCTTTCAGCATATAGCGAAAAAGAAAAACTCCTAAAAGCTATAGAGCTAGGTGTGGACAAATATATCTTAAAGCCTATAGATATGGATGAGTTTTTGCTATCTCTAGCTCACATAGCAAGTTCTAAAATAAGCTCCACCTGTATAGTGGATATATCAAAAGAGTATAAATTTGATAAAACCAAACGAATACTTATAAAAAAAGACAAAGAGATAACTTTGACAAAAAAAGAGCTAGCCTTTGTATCATTACTGGTAAAAAGACTAGGTACTGTTGTGCTGCACGAAGAGATAAAAGATGTGGTATGGATAGGCGAGAGTGTGACAGAAGCTGCCATAAGGACTTTTGTCAAAAGGATACGCGACAAGACCGATGAACGCTTTATCAAAAATGCTCCAGGTCTAGGATATAAGATAGATATAGAATAACTACTTACATTATCACTCCAAGATATACTTTAGCGGTTTGGAGTGATATTACTCTTTGATTTACTAACAAATTATTTTAATAAAGCCAAAGAACTTAAATTTTATCAAGATATAAAAGCAGAATTAAGTAAGATAGTTGAAAATCAAAAAGAACTATCAGAAACAACAAATAATCTTAATAATGCTGCTGCAATAAAAGGTGCATTGAAAAAGATTTTAACAATGGTAAAAGAAAATCTTTTGGTTATTTCAGATACTGGTTTTACTTTTCCTAATTTTAAGGAAATTGATGGCAAACAAGTTAGTTTACAACTTATAAAAGAGGGAAGTGAATCTAAAATAAAAATTATGCTCTGTGAAGATGAACTAGATACTTTGAACTTAGATTTAAAAAAATGAAATTTGAACCTAGGCAAATTGAGAAAAATGACCCAACTCTTAAAGCATTAGTAACAAAACAGACTTTAGATTTTAATGTTGATATAATAAATAAAAAAAACTGAAAATAACAAAAAATTAGCTTTAAAAGAGTATGTTGATGCTGTATTAATAAGTGATGCTGATAATATATTTAAAACAATATTTGTAGTGGCAAATGAGTCGAAAATTAAAGGTTTTAAAAAAGGAGATATAGAAGCAGATGATAATACAGCTAAGATTGCCAATATAATAAACAAGCTAGTGCTGCAAAGAAATTAGGTAATAATGTAGATCTTGCAAATGTACCACCCCCTAATGAAATCACGCTATCATTAACAGCAAATGAAGAACCAATATTAACAATTATAGAAATAACAAAAGACAGAAAAAAGATAAAATAAAACTAAAAAGTGCAGATAATAATACATTGGTCTATACTCCAAATTCAGACAATAACCAAAAATCTATCATTGGCTTGTTTGCCGAAGATGCTAAATTGAATAATACTAATATTGACACCTTGGTAGCAAAAAAAGACAATAATACAGATTTTAGTAAAATAAAAGAAACAACAACAAAAGAAAAAGATAAGGCTGAAAAACTAAAAGTATTAGATCAAGTATTAAAAATAATCTTACTGTTTTAGCAACACGCAATTTATATACTTATACTAACACTCGTAGCGCAACAAGACTTGAAGTTGTAGATACACCAGTAAAAAATATATTGGATGAAGCAACAAAAATAAAAGATTTAATACCTACTACTTAGGGTCTTAAAATAGAATTTGAAAATGCAGACAGCACTAATGCTAAAAAAATAGCATTTGCATTAGTTAAAGATGTAGATGAGGTTAAATTAAAAGTTGCTTTCGATACTACTGTAGACAGATTTAGCTTATCAGAACCAGCAGGTTAAGATGGGCAAGTATCAACTAACAAAATCTTGCATCATATCAAGTATAAACCAGCCAATTCAACTTCTACTATCTCTAAACTTAAAGATGATAGTCTAGGTACTGACTATAAAATATCAGAGAATAAACTAAAAGGAAAAATAGAAGAAACATTTGCGCCAACAATAAAAAAGCAAATGCATATACTAAGAAGAGTAACCTTTTAAATGCTATAGAGGGTAGAATAAAATCTATATTGATTTAACAACAAAGCTAACCTTGAAAGTGACAGATGATCGTACTTTGACAGCACAAGATACGAAAAATAATAATGCTGTAAAAGAAATTTTAAAAGCTGCAACAGAATTTGCCACAGTAAATGATAATAGTGTAATAGCAGGAGATAATACCATAACATTAAAATTTGTTGATGTTAATGGAAAAAGTGTTGATATAAAATTAACTCCTGGAAAAGATTATAATAATGCTTCAAAAATAGAAATAACTTCTGGAGACAAAACTAGCACTATAAAACTTGGCGGATCTAAAGGTAGTGAAACTTTAACTTTTTAAGCAAATAATCATGTATTTTGGGCTAAATCTAGACTTAGTATGTTAGATTTAACTAACTTACAATCAGATAGTTTTAATACTAAAGTAAATAAAACTAAAGATAAAGCTAAGACTTTAAACAAGTATACTTTAGATAAATTAAAAGATTTTTATGATGTTTTCTATCTACAAGGAAAAATAAATGTTTTAGATACGCTTTTTGGTGAAAACAAAGCAAATGATTTAGAAGCATTAAAAAATGGAAATGTAGAAGGTTTAAGCGATGCCACTAAAACCGCATAAAAAATATACTAGAAAAAGCAAAAGCAGTTTGCGATAAATCTGATATAGCTTTTGCACTTAATCCCCGTAGAAGGAGTAACATTAAAATTAGTAAAAGGAGCTGACAATATATTTACTATAGAAGCCGAAAAATCTCTAACTGAAAAAGATACATTCAGCCTAAAAGATGGCAAACTTGTTTTTGTAACAACAGACAAGGTAGATACTCCTGATTCTATATTGCATCTATTGGCAAAAAATAGCAGAAGCAACATTGGTGGCTATAAATGCAGGAGAAGTAGCAACTACAATAGCAAAAGAAGTAGAAGCTAAATCTAAAGAAGTAAATGCATTGCAAGATGCTTTAGCAGAAACTAATGTTAACACAGCTAAAGCTAATAAAGAACTAAAAGAAAAACAAGAAGCATTAAAAAAAGCACAAGAAGCTTATGAATCAGCTACCGAAGCAGAAAAAGTTGCTAAACTAGAAGCGCTTAATAAAGCTAAAAAAGAAGTAGCAGAAGCTAAAAAAGAAGTAGGTGATGCTAATGCTGAGCGTGCTATGCATGCGGTTAGAAAGCTAGATAGTATAAGCAAAAATGTAGCAGAGTCTTTAGGTGATATATCAGCAGATAATAAAGTGTTAAGTAAACTATTTTCAGAAGGTGTTAAAAAAGAAGATATTGTTAAAGTAGTTAAAAACGTAACAAGCTCTGTAACAACATCAGTTGATTCAATGGCTAAAATATCTAATGTAGATATCATTAAGTTTAATACAGATCTTTCAACCGCTACAAGACTTGCAAGTCTAAGCAACCCATTCAATGCTGATTTAGCATTAGCAAGTGCTATTAAACATTTAAAAGATGATAGCTTTGCAAGTAGTGACGACAGTGCATTAATTAGCACAGTAAGAGAATACACAGATAGATTTAACTATGACAATAACCTATGGGGAAGTGTATTAGGTGGCAAGACAAGTGCTAAAAATGGTGTAAATCCAAAAATCTTTGGTGTAACTCTTGGTTATGATAAGAGATTTGATAATATGATAGTTGGTGCAACTACAACTTATACTCAAACAAAAGCAGATAGCAGTAATGTAAATCTAAAAGGTAAAAATTATCAGTTTGGTGTATATACAAGAGCATACTTTGATCAAAACGAAGTAGATGCAAAGATCAACTTCAACTTTGGTAAAAACAAACTAGAAAGAACTACTTCATTTGGTAAAACAGATGCTAAGTTTGATTCATTTGCTACATCTTTTGATATAAATTATGGTTATGTATACAACCTAGAAAACGACCTATTTGTTAAGCCACTTGCTGGATTTGAGTACTCTTACTTAAAAACAAAAGGCTTTACTGAAAACGGTGCTGTAGGTGCATTGTCATTTGGTTCAGTTAAATCTAAAGTTGCTGCATTGAAAGCTGGTGTTGAGTTAAGAAAATATGTAGACAATAACAACTACTTCTATATAACTCCAGGTGTTGAAGGTGAAGTTTATAAAGATTCTAGCGATATGAATTTAAAATTTGTTGGAACAAATAAAAACTTCAAACTTAACTCTGATGATAAGAAAAATGCTTATTTCACTGTAAAAACAGGTGCTAATTTCAACCTAACAGAGAGCCTAAGCACAAACATCAACTTCGGTACTAAACTTGGTAAGAACAAGTTCTACAACGGAACCGTAGGCGTAAGCTATAAATTTGACTAAGATTTATTAGTCTTATACAATAACAGCAGGGTAACCCCTGCTGTTATATACTATATTTTTTTAAATCAACTAAAATACAAATCTCAATACTAAAATAAATAAGCAATATTTTTTTATGATAAATATATCTATATATATGTAAAATTTTATCTATCAAATACATATAAACATAAAGATAGCATATATATACTTGAGATACTTATGCATTATCTTTTTAAACTTCTTTATTGTTTTTAATGCTGCTAGCTTTGTATGATTATATTTTTTGAATTTTGCACTTATGCTAAATTCATATTTTATATCAATCATAAAAGATACAATACCTTTTGTCTTAAGTGTTTTGTGCTTATTTAAAATTTTATCTTTTGATTTTTTATCTTTATTATGTATAAAATTCATATATTATCCTTTTAGAGATTTTAATCTTTAAGCTAAATATATGTTTTGTGTTTGATTTTTTTATATTTTTTTGAGATTTTTATAATTTATGTATAAAAAATTAAATATTTTGTTTTTTCTTGATGTTGGATTGAAAGTCGTTTGTATAAAAAATCATGCCTAGTAGCCTTATGATCATACTAGGCATAAAAAGTTAGATTTTATTTTGATGTTTTGCTAGCTTTTAGCTCAGCTGCCAAAAACTCCCCTGTATAGCTTTTTGTCTTTTTGTAGTTTTTTGCTATCTCTTTTACACTACCCTCTGCTATGATTTTACCGCCTTTAGCTCCACCCTCAGGACCCATATCTACTATATAGTCGCAGTTTTTTATGATGTCCATATTATGCTCTATAACAAAGACAGAGTTTCCAAGCTCTACTAGATGATGAAGCACTTTAGCTAGCCTATCTACATCGGCAAAATGTAGTCCCGTAGTAGGCTCATCAAGTATATAAAGTGTATTTCCGGTATCGCTTCTGCTTAGTTCTTTGGCTAGTTTTACACGCTGAGCCTCGCCGCCGCTTAGGGTCGTTGCGTTTTGTCCAAGTGTGACGTATCCAAGCCCCACATCAGATAGGGTTTTTAGCTTTGCATAAAT from the Campylobacter pinnipediorum subsp. pinnipediorum genome contains:
- a CDS encoding sulfite exporter TauE/SafE family protein codes for the protein MQELSFATIIAVGFLSSFSHCIGMCGGFLSLQSIAVQKKDRLSSFLLNSSYHIARIVSYSLLGAIFGAFGGVFAISSNSRALLFFIVGILLVLLATALWIRGGFLHLIENDKISRLVTKSILSLSKKGFLGFALAGFLNGLLPCGLVYYFLTMSIISDSALQGMLIMFVFGISTLPSMLGAVTLFGFISVKFKQTMFKVSLAIIMINGVYLAFLGYMAHG
- the carA gene encoding glutamine-hydrolyzing carbamoyl-phosphate synthase small subunit; the encoded protein is MDAYIYIENGVFLKAKAFGVGGECAAELVFNTSLTGYEEILTDPSYAGQCVVFTMPEIGIVGINDDDMQSPKIQANTIIVRSYNEFDSNFRSKKTLGEFFKEQGKFGVYDIDTRYLTKMLRDEGALMAYISTTTSDKEALKQKLQQAGHIQDTNYVSKVSSKQSYTHNTASWDNISQSYKSLKSVGKKVAVLDFGVKSSILNEICEVGIEVEVYPHDTNADILIDKFKNKQINGIFLSNGPGEPKKLTSQIAEIKKLIQARVPIFGICLGHQLLSNAFGYPTYKLKFGQHGANHPVQNLQTKVIEITTQNHNYNVPEEIAEVAVITHRNLFDNTIEGVKYKDYPIFSVQHHPEASGGPNESRYIFRQFLDIL
- a CDS encoding autotransporter domain-containing protein, whose amino-acid sequence is MAINAGEVATTIAKEVEAKSKEVNALQDALAETNVNTAKANKELKEKQEALKKAQEAYESATEAEKVAKLEALNKAKKEVAEAKKEVGDANAERAMHAVRKLDSISKNVAESLGDISADNKVLSKLFSEGVKKEDIVKVVKNVTSSVTTSVDSMAKISNVDIIKFNTDLSTATRLASLSNPFNADLALASAIKHLKDDSFASSDDSALISTVREYTDRFNYDNNLWGSVLGGKTSAKNGVNPKIFGVTLGYDKRFDNMIVGATTTYTQTKADSSNVNLKGKNYQFGVYTRAYFDQNEVDAKINFNFGKNKLERTTSFGKTDAKFDSFATSFDINYGYVYNLENDLFVKPLAGFEYSYLKTKGFTENGAVGALSFGSVKSKVAALKAGVELRKYVDNNNYFYITPGVEGEVYKDSSDMNLKFVGTNKNFKLNSDDKKNAYFTVKTGANFNLTESLSTNINFGTKLGKNKFYNGTVGVSYKFD
- a CDS encoding response regulator transcription factor, with product MSEILQNLTILFVEDENETRKLMEDVLKYEFAKVIVAQNGDEGLKKFKKYTSDIVVSDIAMPILDGLDMSKAIKEISPSTPIVLLSAYSEKEKLLKAIELGVDKYILKPIDMDEFLLSLAHIASSKISSTCIVDISKEYKFDKTKRILIKKDKEITLTKKELAFVSLLVKRLGTVVLHEEIKDVVWIGESVTEAAIRTFVKRIRDKTDERFIKNAPGLGYKIDIE
- a CDS encoding PAS domain-containing sensor histidine kinase, whose protein sequence is MDDIKDKFEQYQYAIEASNIVSKTDINGIITFVNDEFCEMSGYTKQELIGKNHNTVRHPDVSQDVFKNLWDTILSKKVYKGIIKNLTKDKRTIYLHTTISPILNSKGDIEEFVAIRYDTTKLIELNEQLISQEQELKKLNESLETIVQEKTMELRGLNENLQDIIKSEVAKNEEQTKIILTQSRLASMGEMIANIAHQWRQPLNELSITLFKMSKDKNKFNESYEKCKNIIKNMSNTIEDFRNFFSTSKAPEAFLISDALHDSIMMLQGTFEKKHINVSINTDFDTEVFGYKSKLTQVILNILNNAKDACIERDIKNKQIKITTSQEQDLAVISICDNAGGISDEIIDKIFEPYFTTKHSSQGTGIGLCMSKLIIDKLKGVIIIKNKDNGACFSIKIPIKGELSE
- a CDS encoding DUF507 family protein, giving the protein MRIKLPHTPYIARKIAIDLLNSKFVTLNAGIEPIAEIAQDILTQDVKKEKALEEKVNELLESNEDEMDLMQIDRKNMFWLVKKKLASEFDVILSFEDRYSNVAHIILDALLDDVLIEYNVSENRVKNIIYNSIDEYLKIYEKIEDDVLDKIENYKRKLIPGSEEYDLVFEKLYQDELQKRGML